One Solanum lycopersicum chromosome 4, SLM_r2.1 DNA window includes the following coding sequences:
- the LOC101246818 gene encoding mediator of RNA polymerase II transcription subunit 4: MLQNVPHQPLQSPARLGLPTPSSPSLQNPNTAPKFSSQVSQPHQPHQQANILTTTTTSSTLLPLLPPLSRAQSLLIQMASLASRLFEVSPNRSHWLSAFRGSLPSFLPSVAPVPQDSCPSSSKEILSVFTSLQTQLFEAVAELQEILDLQDEKQKLTREVRSKDSSILAFANKLKEAERVLDMLVDDYSDYRRPKQAKLENDTEESSVTTVATQLKLSDILSYAHRISYTTFAPPEFGAGQAPLRGALPPAPQDEQLRASQLYIFADLDVGLPKTDEGKKIVEPLIEPLADTNSLANLSAIQGLVPPNIVVPSGWKPGMPVELPTDLPLPPPGWKPGDPIALPPVDSLSLASKVEETPGQAVPPAGLPRMPEPIQVRHVQLDIEDDSSDYSSDEASSDSED, translated from the coding sequence ATGCTACAGAATGTTCCGCACCAACCTTTGCAATCGCCAGCCCGACTGGGCCTGCCAACTCCCAGTTCACCGTCTCTTCAGAACCCAAACACTGCTCCTAAGTTCTCCTCTCAAGTGTCACAACCTCATCAACCCCATCAACAGGCAAATATATTAACTACCACTACCACCTCATCGACACTCCTTCCTCTTCTCCCGCCTCTCTCTCGAGCTCAGTCTCTTCTCATTCAAATGGCATCTCTTGCTTCAAGACTCTTTGAAGTCTCACCTAACCGGTCCCATTGGCTTAGTGCTTTTCGAGGTTCTCTTCCTTCATTTCTGCCTTCTGTGGCACCGGTTCCACAAGATTCTTGCCCTTCATCATCAAAAGAAATCCTCTCTGTGTTTACTTCTCTTCAGACGCAGCTGTTTGAAGCAGTGGCTGAACTGCAAGAAATTCTTGATCTTCAAGACGAGAAGCAAAAACTCACCCGCGAAGTTAGGTCAAAAGATTCTTCAATTCTTGCTTTTGCTAACAAACTCAAAGAAGCTGAGCGTGTTCTTGACATGCTTGTTGATGATTATTCCGATTACCGTCGTCCCAAACAGGCCAAGTTGGAAAATGATACCGAAGAATCTTCAGTAACAACTGTGGCAACTCAGTTGAAATTATCCGACATACTGTCATATGCTCATAGGATAAGTTACACTACTTTTGCACCACCTGAATTTGGTGCTGGACAGGCCCCTCTTCGGGGAGCACTCCCTCCAGCTCCACAGGACGAGCAACTGCGTGCATCTCAATTATATATCTTTGCTGATCTTGATGTTGGTTTACCTAAAACAGATGAAGGCAAGAAGATTGTTGAGCCACTCATTGAACCACTTGCAGACACCAACTCACTTGCAAATCTTTCAGCAATTCAGGGCCTTGTCCCTCCAAATATCGTAGTGCCTTCTGGATGGAAACCTGGTATGCCTGTCGAGTTGCCCACAGATCTCCCACTTCCTCCACCTGGGTGGAAGCCTGGCGATCCAATTGCACTCCCTCCTGTGGATTCTCTTTCACTTGCATCAAAGGTCGAGGAAACACCAGGACAAGCAGTACCTCCTGCAGGATTGCCAAGAATGCCAGAACCAATTCAAGTTCGGCACGTGCAGCTTGATATTGAGGATGATAGTAGCGATTATAGTTCTGATGAGGCCAGCTCTGATAGTGAAGATTGA